A stretch of Labrus bergylta chromosome 19, fLabBer1.1, whole genome shotgun sequence DNA encodes these proteins:
- the gmnn gene encoding geminin isoform X1, producing the protein MSFGAKLKHNQQRSNENIKSFFTPSQKAMGPPRQSLQVLQFSAVNQDLGRSAQMGKVNPKRKQWSAEQMRGPKRVKVEVKSTQTEETQCSPDGISNEAYELMVKETPPSTYWKEVAEERRKALYNVLQENEKLHKDIEAKDEQITKLKCDNEELQELAQHVQYMADMIERLTGKSPDNLEELRDIALDADDDEQEDNGEVATQSEDEDLDYSDEEREDPSDHEQLEPSDQD; encoded by the exons ATGAGTTTCGGTGCTAAGCTAAAACACAACCAGCAGAGGTCTAACGAGAATATCAAG AGCTTCTTCACACCTTCTCAGAAGGCAATGGGACCGCCCCGGCAATCTCTGCAGGTCCTCCAATTCTCCGCTGTCAACCAAGACTTGGGAAGGTCGGCTCAG ATGGGTAAAGTCAATCCAAAACGTAAACAGTGGAGTGCAGAACAAATGAGAGGCCCAAAGAGGGTGAAGGTTGAAGTCAAATCCACACAAACTGAAGAAACTCAGTGTTCACCTGATGGCATTTCCAATGAAGCATATGAGCTTATGGTCAAAG aaaCTCCACCTTCCACATACTGGAAAGAAGTAGCTGAGGAGCGGAGGAAAGCCTTGTACAATGTTCTACAGGAGAATGAGAAG TTACACAAAGACATCGAGGCCAAAGATGAACAGATAACAAAGCTAAAGTGTGACAAtgaagagctgcaggagctggcaCAACACGTCCAGTACATGGCTGATATGATCGAG AGGCTGACTGGAAAGAGCCCTGACAATCTGGAGGAATTGAGGGATATTGCCCTTGATGCAGATGATGATGAGCAGGAGGACAATGGGGAAGTTGCAACTCAAAGCGAGGACGAAGACTTGGATTACAGCGACGAGGAGAGAGAAGATCCCTCAGACCATGAACAACTTGAACCCTCAGATCAGGATTGA
- the gmnn gene encoding geminin isoform X2, with product MGPPRQSLQVLQFSAVNQDLGRSAQMGKVNPKRKQWSAEQMRGPKRVKVEVKSTQTEETQCSPDGISNEAYELMVKETPPSTYWKEVAEERRKALYNVLQENEKLHKDIEAKDEQITKLKCDNEELQELAQHVQYMADMIERLTGKSPDNLEELRDIALDADDDEQEDNGEVATQSEDEDLDYSDEEREDPSDHEQLEPSDQD from the exons ATGGGACCGCCCCGGCAATCTCTGCAGGTCCTCCAATTCTCCGCTGTCAACCAAGACTTGGGAAGGTCGGCTCAG ATGGGTAAAGTCAATCCAAAACGTAAACAGTGGAGTGCAGAACAAATGAGAGGCCCAAAGAGGGTGAAGGTTGAAGTCAAATCCACACAAACTGAAGAAACTCAGTGTTCACCTGATGGCATTTCCAATGAAGCATATGAGCTTATGGTCAAAG aaaCTCCACCTTCCACATACTGGAAAGAAGTAGCTGAGGAGCGGAGGAAAGCCTTGTACAATGTTCTACAGGAGAATGAGAAG TTACACAAAGACATCGAGGCCAAAGATGAACAGATAACAAAGCTAAAGTGTGACAAtgaagagctgcaggagctggcaCAACACGTCCAGTACATGGCTGATATGATCGAG AGGCTGACTGGAAAGAGCCCTGACAATCTGGAGGAATTGAGGGATATTGCCCTTGATGCAGATGATGATGAGCAGGAGGACAATGGGGAAGTTGCAACTCAAAGCGAGGACGAAGACTTGGATTACAGCGACGAGGAGAGAGAAGATCCCTCAGACCATGAACAACTTGAACCCTCAGATCAGGATTGA